One window from the genome of Paracoccus zhejiangensis encodes:
- a CDS encoding YdeI/OmpD-associated family protein, whose protein sequence is MADPNPRLDRFFDRDTPWKAEVKALRVIMLEGPVEEDLRWRQPCYRAHDGNIAIIGGMKDCAFVSFLKGALLSDPEGLLVPPGDNSRSARMLKFTDLSGIKTAAPAIRALVVEAVENEAKGLKITFEKDDLDHPPELDEALDADPALREAFDALTPGRRRGWLLHFSQPKQSKTVVARIEKAAEKILAGKGMHD, encoded by the coding sequence ATGGCCGACCCGAACCCGCGGCTGGACCGCTTCTTTGACCGCGACACGCCCTGGAAGGCCGAGGTGAAGGCGCTGAGGGTGATCATGCTGGAGGGCCCGGTCGAAGAAGACTTGCGCTGGCGCCAGCCCTGCTACCGCGCCCATGACGGCAATATCGCCATCATCGGCGGGATGAAGGATTGCGCCTTCGTCTCGTTCCTCAAGGGCGCGCTTCTGAGTGATCCCGAGGGGCTGCTGGTCCCGCCGGGCGACAATTCACGCTCGGCCCGGATGCTGAAATTCACCGATCTCTCCGGGATCAAGACCGCCGCCCCGGCGATCCGGGCGCTGGTGGTCGAGGCAGTGGAGAACGAGGCGAAGGGGCTGAAGATCACCTTCGAGAAGGACGATCTGGACCATCCCCCGGAACTTGACGAGGCGCTGGACGCGGATCCGGCGCTGCGCGAGGCCTTCGACGCCCTGACCCCGGGGCGGCGGCGCGGCTGGCTGCTGCATTTCTCGCAGCCGAAGCAGTCAAAGACGGTGGTGGCACGGATCGAGAAGGCGGCCGAGAAGATCCTCGCCGGGAAGGGGATGCATGATTGA
- a CDS encoding excalibur calcium-binding domain-containing protein, whose translation MFRVSLFTLLFMPAASFAQDCHPSYDLVCVPVSSDVDCAGGSGNGPDYVRGPVRVIGPDEYGLDRDGDGIACEK comes from the coding sequence ATGTTCCGAGTCAGCCTTTTCACCCTACTCTTCATGCCCGCCGCCTCTTTCGCGCAGGACTGTCATCCCAGCTATGATCTGGTCTGCGTTCCGGTCAGCAGCGATGTCGATTGCGCCGGTGGCAGCGGCAATGGCCCGGATTACGTGCGTGGGCCGGTTCGGGTCATCGGCCCCGATGAATACGGCCTCGACCGTGACGGCGACGGCATCGCCTGCGAGAAATAG
- a CDS encoding NUDIX domain-containing protein, with protein MARPRLAVRAAILHRGRLLLVNAYPGQESDLWALPGGGVEPGQSLPENLIREVGEETGLAITVGAPFLVNEFHDPASGFHQVELFFRAELDGGDAVRLEDPEGVVNRFRWVSRAELAGLRHKPDALGAAVWGEASAIYDPLERIVL; from the coding sequence CTGGCCCGCCCGCGACTGGCTGTCCGCGCGGCGATCCTGCATCGCGGCCGGCTTCTGCTGGTCAACGCCTATCCGGGGCAAGAGAGCGATCTCTGGGCGCTGCCGGGCGGCGGGGTCGAGCCGGGCCAGTCGCTGCCCGAGAACCTGATCCGCGAGGTTGGTGAGGAAACCGGCCTCGCCATCACGGTCGGCGCGCCCTTCCTGGTGAACGAGTTCCACGACCCGGCCAGCGGCTTCCACCAGGTCGAGCTGTTCTTCCGCGCCGAACTGGACGGCGGCGATGCGGTGCGGCTGGAGGACCCCGAGGGGGTGGTGAACCGCTTTCGCTGGGTCAGCCGCGCCGAGCTTGCCGGGCTGCGGCACAAGCCGGATGCGCTTGGCGCGGCGGTCTGGGGCGAGGCAAGCGCGATTTATGACCCGCTGGAGCGGATCGTCCTCTGA
- the purE gene encoding 5-(carboxyamino)imidazole ribonucleotide mutase, with protein sequence MALEKPVGIIMGSQSDWPTMREAAAILDELGVAYETKIVSAHRTPDRLWDYGKTAVSRGLKVIIAGAGGAAHLPGMMASKTRVPVIGVPVQTKALSGVDSLYSILQMPKGYPVATMAIGAAGAANAGLMAAGILAVSDPALAQRLDDWRAALSASIPEEPKDE encoded by the coding sequence ATGGCGTTGGAAAAACCCGTTGGAATCATCATGGGCAGCCAGTCCGACTGGCCGACCATGCGCGAGGCCGCCGCGATCCTTGACGAGTTGGGCGTGGCTTACGAGACGAAGATCGTCAGCGCCCATCGCACCCCGGACCGGCTGTGGGATTACGGCAAGACGGCGGTGTCGCGGGGCCTCAAGGTCATCATCGCGGGGGCTGGCGGGGCTGCGCATCTGCCCGGCATGATGGCCTCGAAGACGCGGGTGCCGGTCATTGGCGTGCCGGTCCAGACCAAGGCGCTGTCCGGGGTCGATTCGCTCTATTCCATCCTGCAGATGCCCAAGGGCTACCCGGTCGCCACCATGGCCATCGGCGCGGCGGGTGCGGCCAATGCCGGGCTGATGGCGGCGGGTATCCTCGCCGTCTCCGATCCGGCGCTGGCGCAGCGGCTGGATGACTGGCGCGCGGCGCTCTCGGCCTCTATCCCGGAGGAGCCCAAGGATGAGTGA
- a CDS encoding YdcH family protein — MNTHHEMSHEEIVRARLEVLKREHRDLDEAIAALSAQNLSSSLTLQRLKKQKLGLKDRIARLADELTPDIIA; from the coding sequence ATGAATACCCATCACGAAATGTCGCATGAAGAGATCGTGCGCGCCCGTCTTGAAGTGCTCAAGCGCGAGCACCGCGACCTGGACGAGGCGATTGCCGCGCTGTCTGCCCAGAACCTGTCCTCGTCCCTGACCCTGCAGCGGCTGAAAAAGCAGAAGCTGGGGCTGAAGGACCGCATCGCCCGGCTGGCGGATGAGCTGACCCCGGATATCATCGCCTGA
- a CDS encoding GNAT family N-acetyltransferase encodes MILLQPLSKDDPARVAHIHVLPEQEPFCGTIAGHFADFDPAVDFHQISRDGQVVGFFKIDHAYPQRYEFAHPGEIGLRGVMIDRGEQGRGTGTAAMAMLRHYLPGLYPEPPALVLTVNAINPAAIAAYTRAGFTDTGERYLGGKIGPQHVMRMALC; translated from the coding sequence GTGATCCTGCTTCAGCCTTTGTCCAAGGACGACCCCGCCCGGGTCGCCCATATCCACGTACTGCCCGAGCAGGAGCCGTTCTGCGGCACCATCGCCGGGCATTTCGCGGATTTCGACCCAGCGGTGGATTTCCACCAGATCAGCCGCGACGGTCAGGTGGTCGGTTTCTTCAAGATCGATCACGCCTATCCCCAACGCTACGAGTTTGCCCATCCGGGCGAGATCGGGCTGAGGGGGGTGATGATCGACCGGGGCGAACAGGGGCGCGGCACCGGCACGGCGGCCATGGCGATGCTCAGGCACTACCTGCCCGGCCTCTATCCCGAGCCGCCGGCGCTGGTCCTGACGGTGAACGCGATCAACCCGGCGGCCATCGCCGCCTATACGCGGGCCGGTTTCACCGATACCGGCGAGCGGTATCTGGGCGGCAAGATCGGGCCGCAACATGTCATGCGCATGGCCCTGTGCTGA
- a CDS encoding SCP2 sterol-binding domain-containing protein: protein MSEVVNKAVEKLNERLGSFDSTAKFVIEDEGAIMIDGNGARAGDEEAEVTLFASRETFEGILDGTENPTSAFMTGKLRIEGSMPLAMQLGVALS, encoded by the coding sequence ATGAGCGAAGTCGTGAACAAGGCCGTCGAGAAACTGAACGAGCGTCTCGGGAGCTTTGACTCCACCGCGAAATTCGTGATCGAGGATGAAGGCGCGATCATGATCGATGGCAATGGCGCCCGCGCCGGCGACGAAGAGGCGGAAGTGACCCTGTTCGCTTCGCGCGAAACCTTCGAGGGCATCCTTGACGGCACCGAGAACCCGACCTCGGCCTTCATGACCGGCAAGCTGCGCATCGAGGGTTCGATGCCGCTGGCGATGCAGCTGGGCGTGGCCCTGTCCTGA
- a CDS encoding alpha/beta fold hydrolase, with protein sequence MRPAPFHSLPGDHLPPAEAFFVTADDGVQLRLAHWPTTRRTPRGSVLLFPGRTEYVEKYTGVAARLNAAGLSVLSIDWRGQGLSGRLQNDPRPGHVRDFADYQRDVVEMVLAATELDLPRPWHLLAHSMGGCIGLAALYNELPVETAAFSAPMWGINLRQMPHGVALGMAYLAGRLGHGGRAAPGSGAAGTYLLDESFSANLLTHDAPTWARLVCEAAAWPELTIGGASFDWVAKALNECTRLAGLDSPGCPVLITLGDGEKIVSGAAIRDRAARWPGSELLELARCRHEAMMESPDVQERFYDALLRHYGAA encoded by the coding sequence GTGAGACCTGCCCCCTTTCACAGCCTGCCGGGGGATCACCTTCCCCCGGCAGAGGCGTTTTTCGTCACCGCCGATGACGGGGTGCAACTGCGTCTGGCGCATTGGCCGACCACCCGGCGGACGCCGCGGGGCAGCGTGCTGCTGTTCCCGGGCCGCACCGAATATGTCGAGAAATATACCGGCGTCGCCGCGCGGCTGAATGCCGCTGGCCTCTCGGTCCTGTCGATCGACTGGCGCGGCCAGGGCCTGTCGGGTCGGCTGCAGAACGATCCCCGCCCCGGCCATGTCAGAGATTTCGCCGACTACCAGCGCGACGTGGTGGAGATGGTCCTTGCCGCGACCGAACTGGACCTGCCCCGGCCCTGGCATCTGCTCGCCCACTCCATGGGCGGCTGCATCGGGCTGGCGGCGCTTTACAACGAATTGCCGGTCGAGACCGCAGCCTTTTCGGCGCCGATGTGGGGGATCAACCTCCGGCAAATGCCGCATGGCGTGGCGCTTGGCATGGCCTACCTGGCCGGTCGGCTTGGTCACGGTGGCCGCGCCGCGCCGGGCAGCGGTGCCGCCGGAACCTACCTGCTCGACGAAAGCTTCAGCGCCAACCTTCTGACCCATGACGCCCCGACCTGGGCGCGTCTCGTCTGCGAGGCGGCCGCCTGGCCCGAGCTGACCATCGGCGGCGCCAGCTTCGACTGGGTGGCCAAGGCGCTGAACGAATGCACCCGGCTTGCGGGCCTCGACTCGCCCGGATGCCCGGTGCTGATCACCCTTGGCGACGGCGAGAAGATCGTCTCGGGCGCCGCCATCCGCGACCGTGCCGCCCGCTGGCCGGGATCGGAGCTGCTGGAACTGGCGCGCTGCCGGCACGAGGCGATGATGGAAAGCCCCGACGTGCAGGAGCGGTTCTATGACGCGCTGCTCAGGCATTACGGGGCGGCGTGA
- a CDS encoding tetratricopeptide repeat protein yields MASSQGTVDMDALFQQLSQPEGEGWRIAESDILREWSKSGSPAMDLLLKRGEEALDQGDAVTAIGHLTALTDHAPDFATGYQARAAAYALKGDYGPAIADLAHALELEPRQFAALTQMGVMLEEMGDDERAMAAYRATLEIHPHQQEAIDGLARLEMANHGTDI; encoded by the coding sequence GTGGCGTCATCCCAGGGCACGGTCGACATGGATGCGTTGTTTCAGCAACTGTCCCAGCCCGAGGGCGAGGGCTGGCGCATTGCCGAAAGCGATATCCTGCGCGAATGGTCGAAATCCGGCTCGCCGGCGATGGACCTGCTGCTGAAGCGCGGCGAGGAGGCGCTGGACCAGGGCGACGCCGTCACCGCAATCGGCCACCTGACCGCGCTGACCGATCACGCTCCCGATTTCGCCACCGGCTACCAGGCCCGCGCCGCCGCCTATGCGCTGAAGGGCGATTACGGCCCGGCCATCGCCGACCTGGCCCATGCGCTTGAACTGGAACCACGGCAATTCGCGGCGCTGACCCAGATGGGCGTGATGCTGGAGGAAATGGGCGACGACGAACGCGCCATGGCCGCCTATCGCGCCACGCTGGAGATCCATCCGCATCAGCAGGAGGCCATCGACGGGCTGGCCCGTCTGGAAATGGCCAATCACGGCACCGATATCTGA
- a CDS encoding dipeptidase: protein MVRKLLIGLLGLISLAVIAVLIWGPAYVERQLNPLTTPPEGWPASAEAQALHDRLVIGDWHADPLLWDRDLLDRGVRGHTDIPRLAEGNVAVQVFTTVTKSPRGQNYSENSAEAPDNITPLFIGQLRPVRAWFSLKERALVQAEALRDMAEAAPDRLSLILTRADLQAVLDRRAQGEPVLGAVLGSEGGHPLEGEIANLDVLYDAGFRLMGLTHFFDNELGGSLHGQGDKGLTEFGRQVVLAMMAKGMVIDLAHASPQVVRDVLAMEGTQPIISHTGIHGQCQTPRNFTDDLMQAVAQKGGVIGIGFWADVVCGKTPADIAAGIRAAIALVGEDHVSLGSDYDGSVDAPFDVAHLSALTQALIDAGLTEDQIAKVMGGNMMRYLAETLPE, encoded by the coding sequence ATGGTTCGGAAACTGCTGATCGGGCTTTTGGGGCTCATCTCTCTCGCGGTCATCGCGGTGCTTATCTGGGGCCCGGCCTATGTCGAGCGCCAGCTGAACCCGCTGACCACCCCGCCCGAGGGCTGGCCGGCCTCGGCCGAGGCGCAGGCGCTGCATGACCGGCTGGTGATCGGCGACTGGCATGCCGATCCGCTGCTCTGGGACCGCGACCTTCTGGACCGGGGCGTGCGCGGCCATACCGACATCCCGCGTCTGGCCGAGGGCAATGTGGCGGTGCAGGTCTTCACCACCGTCACCAAAAGCCCGCGCGGACAGAACTACAGCGAGAACAGCGCCGAGGCGCCCGACAACATCACCCCCCTCTTCATCGGCCAGTTGCGCCCGGTTCGGGCATGGTTCAGCTTGAAGGAACGGGCGCTGGTGCAGGCCGAAGCCTTGCGCGACATGGCCGAGGCCGCGCCCGACCGGCTGTCGCTGATCCTGACCCGCGCCGACCTGCAAGCCGTGCTCGACCGCCGCGCGCAGGGCGAGCCGGTACTGGGCGCGGTGCTGGGCAGCGAGGGCGGACACCCGCTGGAGGGCGAGATCGCCAATCTCGACGTGCTCTATGACGCCGGCTTCCGGCTGATGGGGCTGACGCACTTCTTCGACAACGAGCTTGGCGGCAGCCTGCATGGTCAGGGCGACAAGGGGCTGACCGAGTTCGGGCGGCAGGTGGTTCTGGCGATGATGGCGAAGGGCATGGTCATCGACCTCGCCCATGCCAGCCCGCAGGTGGTCCGCGACGTGCTGGCGATGGAGGGCACGCAACCGATCATCTCGCATACCGGCATCCACGGCCAATGCCAGACGCCGCGCAACTTCACCGATGACCTGATGCAGGCGGTGGCGCAGAAGGGTGGCGTCATCGGCATCGGCTTCTGGGCGGATGTGGTCTGCGGCAAGACACCTGCCGACATTGCCGCCGGTATCCGCGCCGCCATCGCGCTGGTGGGCGAGGATCACGTGTCGCTCGGCTCGGATTACGACGGCTCGGTCGATGCGCCCTTCGATGTGGCGCATCTGTCGGCATTGACGCAGGCGCTGATCGATGCCGGTCTGACCGAGGACCAGATCGCCAAGGTCATGGGCGGCAACATGATGCGCTACCTGGCGGAGACACTACCGGAATAG
- a CDS encoding BMP family protein, whose translation MRKFCFAGAMALIASSAQAQDQNLEVAMLLPGNIEDNGFMEAGYSGLLAIQEQFGAEISYIDGVKPEPALLEAALRKLADRQPDMVIAHGGQNNTAAEVVAAEYPGIEFVVVQGGVTGPNLSSYEVLQEESAWLAGAAAGMLTKSGVVGHISGIRVPPGLKGRGAFHDGLIHSNPQAKFVTIFAGDQDDNALSARVAKAEIEQGADIIFTMLNAGRTGATDAMREAGVQQIGNVIDWTEIDPAVFVASAVANVSIPSVEAVRDFTGSDWKPGVIKSIGLENPDAVSLTLSGNVPDDVRQSIDVFRQKIVDGEIEVVTDYEGPELEI comes from the coding sequence ATGCGGAAGTTCTGTTTTGCCGGCGCCATGGCGCTGATCGCTTCATCGGCTCAAGCTCAAGATCAAAACCTGGAAGTCGCGATGCTGCTGCCCGGCAATATCGAGGATAACGGATTCATGGAGGCGGGCTATAGCGGCCTGCTCGCCATTCAAGAGCAATTTGGCGCGGAGATATCCTATATCGACGGTGTAAAGCCCGAGCCGGCGCTTCTGGAGGCGGCGCTGCGTAAGCTTGCCGATCGCCAGCCGGACATGGTGATCGCCCATGGTGGCCAGAACAACACGGCCGCCGAGGTGGTCGCCGCCGAATATCCGGGTATCGAGTTTGTTGTCGTTCAGGGCGGGGTGACGGGGCCGAACCTCTCGAGCTACGAGGTGCTTCAGGAAGAGAGTGCGTGGCTCGCCGGAGCTGCTGCAGGGATGCTCACCAAGAGCGGTGTGGTCGGCCACATTTCTGGCATTCGCGTGCCACCGGGGCTGAAGGGTCGGGGCGCTTTCCACGATGGCCTCATCCACAGCAATCCGCAGGCAAAGTTCGTGACGATCTTCGCCGGCGATCAGGACGACAATGCACTATCGGCGCGCGTGGCCAAGGCCGAAATCGAGCAGGGCGCGGACATCATCTTCACCATGCTCAATGCCGGTCGGACCGGGGCGACCGATGCCATGCGTGAGGCTGGTGTCCAGCAGATCGGCAATGTGATCGACTGGACCGAGATCGATCCCGCTGTCTTTGTTGCCTCGGCCGTGGCCAATGTCTCGATCCCGAGCGTCGAGGCCGTCCGCGACTTCACCGGAAGTGACTGGAAACCGGGCGTCATCAAGTCGATCGGCCTCGAGAATCCTGACGCGGTCTCGCTGACGCTTTCAGGCAATGTCCCCGATGACGTGCGCCAGAGCATCGATGTGTTCCGCCAGAAGATCGTCGATGGCGAGATCGAGGTCGTGACGGATTACGAGGGACCAGAACTCGAGATCTAG
- a CDS encoding 5-(carboxyamino)imidazole ribonucleotide synthase: MSDVTTIGILGGGQLGRMLSVAASRLGLRCHIYEPGAAPAADVAHDLTTATYEDETALRSFAASVDVVTYEFENVPTEALDLIERFAPIRPNRRALAVSQDRLTEKTFLNEIGLATAPFADVPDQAALAGAIAQIGTPSILKTRRMGYDGKGQVRITDPAQADWTGAPSVLEGFVDFTAEISVIVARGADGQVAAFDPGLNVHQGGILRTTTVPCGLPARVTTDAVLIAARIAAALDYVGVMGVELFVTPGGLIVNEIAPRVHNSGHWTQAGCTVDQFEQHIRAVAGLPLGDGKRYVDVVMENLIGADIARVPELLRAPDVQVHLYGKGEAREGRKMGHVNRITR; encoded by the coding sequence ATGAGTGACGTGACCACCATCGGCATCCTTGGTGGCGGGCAGTTGGGCCGAATGCTCTCGGTCGCGGCCAGCCGGCTTGGCCTGCGCTGCCATATCTACGAGCCGGGGGCGGCCCCGGCGGCGGATGTGGCCCATGACCTGACCACCGCGACCTACGAGGACGAGACGGCGCTGCGCAGCTTTGCGGCCTCGGTCGATGTGGTTACCTATGAATTCGAGAACGTGCCCACCGAGGCGCTGGACCTGATCGAGCGGTTCGCGCCGATCCGCCCCAACCGCCGGGCGCTGGCCGTGTCGCAGGACCGGCTGACCGAGAAGACCTTTCTGAACGAGATCGGGCTGGCGACGGCGCCCTTTGCCGATGTGCCCGATCAGGCGGCGCTGGCCGGGGCGATTGCCCAGATCGGCACGCCCTCGATCCTGAAGACCCGGCGCATGGGCTATGACGGCAAGGGGCAGGTGCGGATCACCGACCCGGCCCAAGCCGACTGGACCGGGGCGCCCTCGGTGCTGGAAGGCTTCGTCGATTTCACCGCCGAGATCAGCGTCATCGTGGCGCGCGGCGCCGATGGTCAGGTCGCGGCCTTCGATCCCGGGCTGAACGTGCATCAGGGCGGCATCCTGCGCACGACCACTGTGCCCTGCGGTCTGCCCGCGCGGGTGACGACCGATGCGGTGCTGATCGCCGCCCGGATCGCGGCGGCGCTGGATTATGTCGGCGTCATGGGGGTCGAGCTTTTCGTGACGCCCGGCGGGCTGATCGTGAACGAGATCGCGCCCCGCGTCCATAATTCCGGTCACTGGACGCAGGCCGGCTGCACCGTTGACCAGTTCGAGCAGCATATCCGCGCCGTGGCCGGGCTGCCCTTGGGCGATGGCAAACGCTATGTCGATGTGGTGATGGAGAACCTGATCGGCGCCGACATCGCGCGGGTGCCGGAGCTGCTGCGCGCGCCCGATGTGCAGGTGCATCTTTACGGCAAGGGCGAGGCGCGCGAGGGCCGCAAGATGGGCCATGTGAACCGGATCACCCGGTGA
- a CDS encoding M3 family oligoendopeptidase — protein MLRTPLFDAKDPVTDKPFGDLPEWDLTDLYPAPDASELARDVEALRDQAASFAADYQGKLADLTPSQMLEAIQRYEAIDILGGRIMSYVGLRYYQQTTDPARAKMLGDYQSKITDLTTPLVFFSLEFNRIPDATYEAMFTAADGPARYKPVFDRMRAMRPHQLSDELEQFLHDNSVVGAAAWNRLFDETTAGLEFDVDGETLGIEATLNLLTDHDRARREAGAKALAVVFQKNIGLFARVHNTLAKEKAIEDKWRKMPTPQYGRHLSNHVEPEVVEALRNAVTAAYPRLSHRYYALKAKWLGLDKMQVWDRNAPLPTETPRVIDWPEARQTVLDAYAGFSPDLADLAEPFFDKGWIDAGVKPGKAPGAFAHPTVVTVHPYVLLNYLGKPRDVMTLAHELGHGVHQRLAADQGELLASTPLTLAETASVFGEMLTFRALLAKTTDPVQKKALLAGKVEDMINTVIRQIAFYDFEVKLHAARAEGELTPDDINALWMSVQAESLGPIFEFMPGYETFWTYIPHFVHSPFYVYAYAFGDGLVNALYAAYEDGLPDFQQKYFELLKAGGSKHHKELLAPFGLDASDPAFWDKGLSMIEGLIDEMEALEA, from the coding sequence ATGTTGCGCACCCCGCTTTTCGACGCCAAGGACCCGGTCACCGACAAGCCCTTCGGCGATCTGCCCGAATGGGATCTGACCGACCTCTACCCTGCCCCCGACGCGTCCGAACTGGCGCGCGATGTCGAGGCGCTGCGCGACCAGGCCGCCAGTTTCGCGGCGGATTACCAGGGAAAGCTGGCCGATCTGACGCCGTCGCAGATGCTCGAGGCGATCCAACGTTACGAGGCCATCGACATCCTCGGCGGCCGGATCATGTCCTATGTGGGCCTGCGCTATTACCAGCAGACGACCGACCCCGCCCGCGCCAAGATGCTGGGTGATTACCAGTCGAAGATCACCGATCTGACCACGCCGCTGGTCTTTTTCAGCCTCGAATTCAACCGCATCCCCGATGCCACCTACGAGGCGATGTTCACCGCCGCCGATGGTCCCGCGCGCTACAAGCCGGTCTTCGACCGGATGCGTGCCATGCGCCCGCACCAACTGTCGGACGAGCTCGAGCAGTTCCTGCATGACAATTCCGTCGTTGGCGCCGCCGCGTGGAACCGGCTGTTCGATGAAACCACCGCCGGGCTGGAATTCGATGTCGACGGCGAGACGCTTGGCATCGAGGCCACGCTGAACCTTTTGACCGATCACGACCGCGCGCGGCGCGAGGCCGGTGCCAAGGCGCTGGCAGTGGTCTTCCAGAAGAATATCGGCCTCTTCGCGCGCGTCCACAACACGCTGGCCAAGGAAAAGGCCATCGAGGACAAGTGGCGCAAGATGCCCACGCCGCAATATGGCCGGCACCTGTCGAACCATGTCGAGCCGGAAGTGGTCGAGGCTCTGAGGAATGCCGTCACGGCCGCCTATCCGCGCCTCTCGCATCGCTATTACGCGCTGAAGGCCAAATGGCTGGGCCTTGACAAGATGCAGGTCTGGGACAGGAACGCCCCGCTGCCGACCGAAACGCCCCGCGTCATCGACTGGCCCGAGGCGCGGCAGACCGTGCTGGACGCCTATGCCGGCTTCTCGCCCGATCTCGCCGATCTGGCCGAGCCGTTCTTCGACAAGGGCTGGATCGACGCGGGCGTGAAGCCGGGCAAGGCACCCGGCGCCTTTGCCCATCCGACCGTCGTCACCGTTCATCCCTATGTGCTGCTCAACTATCTCGGCAAGCCGCGCGACGTGATGACTTTGGCGCATGAGCTTGGCCACGGCGTCCATCAGCGACTGGCGGCCGATCAGGGCGAGCTTCTGGCCTCGACGCCCCTGACGCTGGCCGAAACCGCCTCGGTCTTTGGCGAGATGCTGACCTTCCGCGCGCTGCTGGCGAAAACCACCGACCCGGTGCAGAAGAAGGCGCTGCTGGCCGGCAAGGTCGAGGACATGATCAACACCGTGATCCGCCAGATCGCCTTCTATGATTTCGAGGTGAAACTGCACGCCGCCCGCGCCGAGGGCGAGTTGACCCCGGATGACATCAATGCGCTGTGGATGTCGGTTCAGGCCGAAAGCCTCGGGCCCATCTTCGAGTTCATGCCGGGCTACGAGACCTTCTGGACCTATATCCCGCATTTCGTTCACTCGCCCTTCTACGTCTATGCCTATGCTTTCGGCGACGGGCTGGTGAACGCGCTCTACGCCGCCTACGAGGACGGGCTGCCCGACTTCCAGCAGAAGTATTTCGAGCTGCTGAAGGCCGGCGGGTCGAAGCACCACAAGGAGCTTCTGGCCCCCTTCGGCCTCGACGCCTCTGACCCGGCCTTCTGGGACAAGGGCCTGTCGATGATCGAGGGGCTGATCGACGAGATGGAGGCGCTGGAGGCGTGA